A DNA window from Xiphias gladius isolate SHS-SW01 ecotype Sanya breed wild chromosome 3, ASM1685928v1, whole genome shotgun sequence contains the following coding sequences:
- the hoatz gene encoding cilia- and flagella-associated protein HOATZ gives MSARPEPPEQEDFDPSLTVFDGSSPEDVSHARQLWGSLSLLPPLESRLVPADIRQRLPVSRPQRRSPAAAGPAPSAPEPPSVAALRQRQEERRRYVAMADQRREILALLRRQREQRIQKELLSVACKPKVKLGGEKVLKPAPDSEMDEELVKQLQ, from the coding sequence ATGTCTGCCCGTCCCGAGCCTCCGGAGCAGGAGGACTTCGATCCATCCCTCACCGTGTTTGACGGCTCTTCCCCGGAGGATGTGTCCCATGCCAGGCAGCTGTGGGgctccctgtccctgctgccgCCGCTGGAGTCGCGGCTGGTGCCGGCGGATATCCGACAGAGGCTGCCGGTGTCCCGGCCGCAGCGCCGCAGCCCCGCGGCCGCCGGTCCCGCGCCCTCCGCCCCGGAGCCGCCGAGCGTCGCCGCTCTCCggcagagacaggaggagagacggCGGTACGTGGCCATGGCCGACCAGAGGAGGGAGATCCTGGCTCTGTTGcggaggcagagagagcagcgGATCCAGAAGGAGCTGCTGTCCGTGGCCTGTAAACCGAAGGTGAAGCTCGGCGGAGAGAAAGTGCTGAAGCCGGCTCCGGACTCTGAGATGGACGAGGAGCTGGTCAAACAGCTGCAGTAG